One stretch of Arachis duranensis cultivar V14167 chromosome 1, aradu.V14167.gnm2.J7QH, whole genome shotgun sequence DNA includes these proteins:
- the LOC107480350 gene encoding transcription factor HEC2 produces MDTMMMQVERLPEFSQSFYTSIPNQGTDFSGAQTIFNAPPAPPCLIDPPPSNNVNFPIQHQPIAFRNPYHCSSSSSAEKKSSMAAMREMIFRIAVMQPVHIDPESVKAPKRRNVKISKDPQSVAARHRRERISEKIRILQRLVPGGTKMDTASMLDEAVHYVKFLKKQVQTLEQAEASRIRRTLGVGFSSSNNSGNHVNYDAFSFKGSSSSCQQLCHNIF; encoded by the exons ATGGACACAATGATGATGCAAGTAGAAAGGTTACCTGAATTCTCCCAATCCTTTTACACCTCCATTCCCAATCAAGGAACTGACTTCTCCGGTGCCCAAACCATATTCAACGCACCACCAGCACCGCCGTGTTTGATTGATCCACCGCCGTCCAACAACGTCAACTTCCCCATCCAACACCAACCGATTGCATTCAGGAACCCTTACCATTGTTCTTCCTCATCGTCGGCGGAGAAGAAGAGTTCAATGGCGGCAATGAGAGAAATGATATTCCGAATAGCGGTTATGCAGCCGGTCCACATAGACCCGGAATCCGTAAAGGCGCCGAAGCGTAGGAACGTGAAGATCTCGAAGGATCCGCAGAGCGTGGCGGCGAGGCACCGGAGAGAAAGGATAAGCGAGAAGATAAGGATCTTGCAGCGGTTGGTGCCAGGTGGCACCAAAATGGACACTGCTTCTATGTTGGATGAGGCTGTGCACTACGTGAAGTTCTTGAAGAAGCAGGTGCAGACGCTGGAACAAGCAGAAGCAAGTAGAATAAGAAGAACCCTTGGTGTTGGGTTTTCTTCTTCTAATAACAGTGGCAATCATGTGAATTACGATGCTTTTTCTTTCAAGGGTAGTAGTAGTAGTTGCCAACAACTTTGTCATAATATT TTTTGA